The following is a genomic window from Salarias fasciatus chromosome 10, fSalaFa1.1, whole genome shotgun sequence.
ttttaattgcTTTATATATTATCAGGGTTATTAGGTAATAGTCGGTACCTGATCTCTGTGCTTCTGCTCATTCTTGAACCGTTTGTCATTGTCATTCGACTTCTTGTCCTAGATTTGGAAGGAAGCCTGTTTTCTTCGTGACCATGGGAGTTCAAGCCATTTTCACTTTGGTTTCGATCTTTTCACCGAACTGGGTGGTCTTCTCCGTCCTCTATTTCCTCAATGGTTTAGGACAAATCTCCAACTACATATCTGCTTTTGTACTAGGTAAATGTGGGCATTTTGCATTTCACACACTGCAAGCAGGATTTTCTAAACTGTGTTTttgagggactttttttttattctgtgcaGGTACTGAGATCTTGACTGGAAAAGTGCGGGTCCTCTTCTCATCCATGGGCATATGTGTGAGCTACGCCATTGGCTACATGTTTCTGCCTCTCTTAGCTTACTTTTTAAACGACTGGAAATCTCTCATGTTGGTTTTGTCGATGCCTGGCCTGCTGTACCTGCCCTTGTGGTGGTAAGTGTGTTCAATGGCGCCAACATGAGTGAAtacaaatttcatttttaacaatgCATTTTGGAACTTCATTAATCAATCTCAGTTGCATGACCTCttgttctgttctgctctgtttgaCGAAGGTTCGTCCCGGAGTCTCCTCGCTGGCTGCTCTCTCAGGGCAAGGTAGAGGAGGCAGAGGCCTTATTGAGAAAAGCTGCCAAGAAGAACAAAGTCGAAGCTCCGCCGGTCATCTTAGCCCATGTTCATGTGAGCTGCTTTCGAATTAAGCCATTCAGGAGAGATCCTGTCAGCAAAAGTGTGTCAGaaaggggcaatttagggtctcGAGTTAACctctcatgcatgtttttggactgtgggaggaaactgggaGTATCcggaggaaaacatgcaaactcaagaCAGGATGGCCCAACTGGTATCTGAGTCTTAGATCaaactgttgattttttttaaatgcaaaataaGCTATTTAAACTTTTATTTAGTCACTTAAATTGTAGTTGTACACAGTAAAACGTGTTTCTAAAAGTGGCATTGTAAATTAGATAGTGTAAATTTCCATAAGCATTAGCAAAGTTACATTCTTCATAAATTTGAAGTGTACCAAACtcctacttcctgaaattacaGTGATGTGAGTATTGAATTACCTTCAGATCTGCCGAGCACTAATTCAAGATCCATCTTTTGTGTAGCAGACAGTGAATGTTGCTTCAATCAGAGCTGCACAACATTATTGAAACGGAAACAACTTCTAACACCAAGGTAATATAGTTACAGGATGAAAATGCCCAATCTCAAGAACGTTACAACTTCTTCACCATTGTGATGGTTGCAGACATCCGAAACACAACAGTGATCCTGTGCCTGTTGTGGTGAGTATCCTTCCAGACCAGCTGAGAGCTCAGCCATCATGCTGCAGTGGGATGCAAATGAAGGACTAACCAGTAAATCCAAACCCGGTTGTCTAACGTCTTGATATTCTTTTCCAGGTTCACTATGAGCATCGGCTACTTTGGGCTGTCCCTCAACACATCGCAACTGCACACTGACCCATATATCAGCTGTTTCATCTCGGCGGCTGTAGAAGTTCCAGCATACATTACCAGCTGGGTAGCCCTGCGATACCTTCCTCGCCGGCTGTCCATAGTGTGTATACTGATTCTTGGAGGAGTGTCACTTTTCTGCATTCAACTGGTTCCTCAAAGTAAGACATAAACAATGAGAAAAAATAGTCTGTAGGTTCTCAATATCTACTGTAGCTTAATTCTTCAATGCTTTATCCAACATCCAACATGTCCACTGACTCGTCGAGCATTTGATGTTACATAAGTAGATTTATCAAGCTGCAGGAAAGCGAAAGTAAGAGAGTGGGCATGGCAGTGTGAGTGTGACTCACCCTGCCCTCCTTGTAAAAATATGTCACTGCAGGATTGCACACAGCTTGGAAGAACCCACATGCTAATGCTTGTGTTTAAtttgctcagaaaaaaaaatcacttaaagAACAGTAGTCTAATAAAAACTCCGAAGTTAACCAGCTGGTGCTCTTTCAGTCCAAGAgaactggttggttggttatttGCACAGTCAGTATTTTTTGCCTCTAGATAGCAACATGCTTCAAATGCACCTGACCATGAGTTATTTCTAGACCAGCAGGTCCATGCGGTTTAGAGCAGTCAATAAACAAGGCAATGGTGAAACACGGCCCTGCGTTCCTGCGTTCCTGCATCCTGTCTGTGCCCTCTCGCTTCCAGCCCTGTCGGGTCTGACCACCGCTCTGGAGATGGTGGGAAAATATGGCATCACCACCGGCACGTCCCTGATGTTTGTGTACACAGCTGAGCTTTACCCAACAGGCCTCAGGAACACGGCGACGGGGACGTGCACGGCCGTGTCTCGAGTTGGAAGCTGTGTTGCGCCGTTTTTACTGCAGCTGAGTGAGTGCACCGAGCAATAACAACAAGATGATTTCCCTCTCCACTTCATGACAAGTTTTCTCCGCTGGCCTGTGCAGGTATATACTCAAAGTACCTGCCTCAGATGACACTGGGGAGTCTGGCCTTCGTGTCTGTTTTTGCCACTATATTCCTCCCTGAGAGTTTTGGAAAGCCTCTTCCTCAGACCATCCAGCAGATGCAGAAGAGAGGAAGGTGAGACAGTCGGAGCAGCTTTTTGATAAGTTTGGTTCATCTAACAGCCTTCCAGCTGGGAACTCTCTTCACTAACAAGTGAAGTACTTTTCAAATCTGcagaaaaatgatgaacaaaatTGTCATCACATAGCTGAC
Proteins encoded in this region:
- the LOC115395201 gene encoding solute carrier family 22 member 5-like produces the protein MQDYEDSTAFLGAWGRYQKEVFFLICVSILTNGLGVFAVVFVADTPAHHCLIPDVNLTADWYRAAIPLEVVDGKQELSRCSRYRLDVVRNLSAQGFIPGRDVNLTDLEKESCVDGWSYSKDIYQSTLVSQFDLVCGDQWKQPFTSTVFFLGVLSGCFISGPISDRFGRKPVFFVTMGVQAIFTLVSIFSPNWVVFSVLYFLNGLGQISNYISAFVLGTEILTGKVRVLFSSMGICVSYAIGYMFLPLLAYFLNDWKSLMLVLSMPGLLYLPLWWFVPESPRWLLSQGKVEEAEALLRKAAKKNKVEAPPVILAHVHLQDENAQSQERYNFFTIVMVADIRNTTVILCLLWFTMSIGYFGLSLNTSQLHTDPYISCFISAAVEVPAYITSWVALRYLPRRLSIVCILILGGVSLFCIQLVPQTLSGLTTALEMVGKYGITTGTSLMFVYTAELYPTGLRNTATGTCTAVSRVGSCVAPFLLQLSIYSKYLPQMTLGSLAFVSVFATIFLPESFGKPLPQTIQQMQKRGSIRCPFMKRKAYSKSSVISESPL